Proteins from a single region of Stutzerimonas stutzeri:
- a CDS encoding LysR substrate-binding domain-containing protein produces the protein MESSDITAEIRMAVLGEWVPPQLADVLALQRAEEPETHAVLAGWTDPGRGAELPDDGFDFALSAVARQWPGWVCEPLWHDTLAVAVAKRSHLLAHREVPCGEVLKQPLICSQSTADEPWRMTVQRVFENALQEREQTVETFDVAMTLVAAGYGIAIAPAARLASYLRRGIAVRPLAGAPTIVMAYLLRRDASLSDTQARFALRARLVS, from the coding sequence GTGGAATCGAGTGACATCACCGCCGAAATTCGCATGGCCGTCCTCGGCGAATGGGTGCCTCCCCAGCTCGCCGACGTGCTCGCCCTGCAGCGTGCCGAAGAGCCGGAGACCCATGCCGTCCTGGCCGGCTGGACAGATCCCGGTCGAGGCGCGGAGCTGCCGGACGACGGCTTCGACTTCGCCTTGTCTGCGGTTGCCCGGCAGTGGCCTGGCTGGGTATGCGAACCGCTGTGGCATGACACGCTGGCGGTCGCCGTGGCCAAGCGCTCCCACCTGCTGGCCCACCGTGAAGTGCCGTGCGGGGAAGTGCTCAAGCAGCCCTTGATCTGCTCGCAGTCCACGGCCGATGAACCATGGCGCATGACCGTGCAGCGTGTGTTCGAGAACGCGCTGCAAGAGCGAGAGCAAACGGTGGAGACATTCGATGTGGCGATGACGCTGGTTGCCGCCGGGTACGGGATCGCCATTGCGCCTGCCGCGAGACTGGCGAGCTACCTACGCCGAGGCATCGCCGTGCGGCCGCTGGCCGGCGCACCAACGATCGTGATGGCTTACCTGCTCCGCCGCGATGCTTCCTTGTCGGACACCCAGGCAAGATTCGCCCTCCGCGCGCGCTTGGTGTCCTGA
- a CDS encoding conjugal transfer protein TraG N-terminal domain-containing protein, with protein sequence MFSEFCGLPLYTTDYLEYYLTLVAWVVNNGIWSILVASGVFALPFVVIVIQEWLKARSEGADEGNKGVLSSMRIENRVWVAIVVIMFAGIPFIPVDLATIRFDTTRSAQCQVNVPLPNDTGWSNVYTALNDQSALVPVWWFFMHALSKAVTGSAVAAIPCGTDLRQIRMDVDATRIDDPVLAQEVADFTHDCYGPSRAKLFMNRPTLSDEQMNDVTWIGSSYFLDTPGFYDTYRAKTPRTAWPYDATRDAGLAQVDSGGGYPSCRQWWADGGQGLRSRLLAQVDPDLLTRIGRWVGFLSQSEVNDSLIRAVVSPRQQKMNQGAVYTDYGGQIDKTLPNIVTRGASDLGLTVGSLGFFPAMDVVRQALPMVLTMLKMALVICIPLVLLIGTYDLKTVVTVSCVQFALFFVDFWFQLARWIDSTILDALYGWGFGADRPHTNFDPLIGLNNAFGDMLLNFVMAMMFIVLPTFWVMALAWAGVRTGNIVQGLSTATSDAKGAGGRGAGMAMSAVSKK encoded by the coding sequence ACCCTGGTGGCTTGGGTGGTCAACAACGGCATCTGGAGCATTCTCGTGGCCAGCGGCGTGTTCGCGCTGCCGTTCGTGGTCATCGTGATCCAGGAGTGGCTCAAGGCCCGCAGCGAAGGTGCGGACGAAGGCAACAAGGGCGTGCTGTCGTCGATGCGCATCGAGAACCGGGTATGGGTGGCGATCGTGGTCATCATGTTCGCCGGCATCCCGTTCATCCCGGTGGATCTCGCCACGATCAGGTTCGACACCACGCGCTCCGCGCAATGCCAGGTCAACGTCCCGCTGCCCAACGACACGGGCTGGTCCAACGTCTACACGGCGCTCAACGACCAGAGCGCGCTGGTGCCGGTGTGGTGGTTCTTCATGCACGCGCTGTCGAAAGCCGTGACGGGCTCCGCGGTGGCAGCGATTCCCTGCGGCACGGACCTGCGTCAGATTCGCATGGATGTGGATGCCACGCGCATCGACGATCCGGTGCTGGCACAGGAGGTCGCCGACTTCACGCACGACTGCTACGGGCCGTCGCGCGCCAAGCTGTTCATGAACCGGCCGACGCTCTCCGACGAGCAGATGAACGACGTCACCTGGATCGGGTCGAGTTACTTCCTCGACACGCCCGGCTTCTATGACACCTATCGCGCCAAGACCCCACGCACGGCCTGGCCCTACGACGCGACCCGCGATGCGGGGCTGGCACAGGTGGACAGCGGCGGCGGCTATCCGTCCTGCCGGCAGTGGTGGGCCGATGGCGGCCAGGGACTGCGCAGCCGGCTGCTGGCACAGGTCGACCCGGACCTGCTGACCCGCATCGGGCGCTGGGTGGGCTTCCTGTCGCAGAGCGAGGTCAATGACTCGCTGATCCGCGCCGTCGTCTCACCGCGGCAGCAGAAGATGAACCAGGGGGCCGTCTACACCGACTACGGCGGCCAGATCGACAAGACGCTGCCGAACATCGTCACGCGCGGCGCGAGCGACCTGGGGCTGACCGTCGGCTCGCTGGGCTTCTTTCCGGCGATGGACGTGGTGCGCCAGGCGCTGCCGATGGTGCTGACGATGCTCAAGATGGCGCTCGTCATCTGCATCCCGCTGGTGCTGCTGATCGGCACCTACGACCTGAAGACGGTGGTGACGGTGAGCTGCGTCCAGTTCGCGCTGTTCTTCGTGGACTTCTGGTTCCAGCTCGCGCGCTGGATCGACAGCACGATCCTGGACGCGCTCTACGGCTGGGGGTTTGGCGCGGACAGGCCGCACACGAACTTCGATCCGCTGATCGGCTTGAACAACGCCTTTGGCGACATGCTCCTTAACTTCGTCATGGCGATGATGTTCATCGTGCTGCCGACGTTTTGGGTCATGGCATTGGCTTGGGCAGGCGTTCGCACGGGAAATATCGTGCAGGGGCTGTCCACCGCCACCTCGGACGCCAAGGGCGCTGGGGGGCGTGGCGCTGGCATGGCAATGAGCGCCGTATCGAAGAAGTAA
- a CDS encoding DUF3742 family protein, which yields MSMTTNTHNGRWSHRLGRGAGRAWRGYLRREQRVAGWLVTRGVPAGAATAVLWIVKLAVLGALLYSAFWLALLLAFAVTAAWLVQHDDPDQEEPQPEWREGPNGFGLYDKSDWRIDPHVTDDD from the coding sequence ATGAGCATGACCACCAACACGCACAACGGGCGCTGGAGCCACCGGCTGGGCCGGGGGGCTGGCCGTGCCTGGCGTGGATACCTGCGCCGCGAGCAGCGTGTCGCCGGCTGGCTGGTGACGCGCGGGGTGCCCGCGGGCGCGGCGACGGCGGTGCTCTGGATCGTCAAGCTCGCCGTGCTCGGTGCGCTGCTCTACTCCGCGTTCTGGCTGGCCCTGCTGCTTGCCTTTGCGGTGACTGCTGCATGGCTCGTGCAGCACGACGACCCTGATCAAGAGGAACCGCAACCCGAGTGGAGGGAAGGCCCCAACGGCTTCGGGCTTTATGACAAGAGCGATTGGCGCATCGACCCGCATGTGACCGACGACGACTGA
- a CDS encoding helix-turn-helix domain-containing protein, with translation MPKRSIQRGRPTGTTTYEAEPAIAFGAAVREERTNQGIAQETLAHMAGIERSHMGKIERGEHVPTLPLILKIARALKCSSAHLMTLTEAKLAESAPSAD, from the coding sequence ATGCCAAAGCGTTCGATCCAAAGGGGCCGCCCCACCGGCACCACTACCTACGAAGCGGAACCAGCCATCGCGTTTGGGGCTGCCGTGCGGGAAGAAAGAACCAACCAGGGCATCGCTCAGGAAACGCTGGCCCACATGGCCGGCATCGAACGGTCGCACATGGGCAAGATCGAGCGCGGCGAGCATGTCCCCACGCTCCCTCTCATCCTCAAGATTGCCCGTGCGCTGAAATGCAGTTCCGCCCACTTGATGACTCTGACCGAAGCCAAGCTGGCAGAGTCGGCCCCATCCGCAGATTGA
- a CDS encoding tyrosine-type recombinase/integrase, with translation MALSDLAVRQAKATGKAYTLPDLDGLSLAVTAAGGRTWHFRYYWAGKQKRMSLGTYPEVTLREARSLRDEARALLAKGTNPRVHRKQKRTAVRLADENTFEAVYRKWLKHRGLSLKEGRQTTLSILPRIFDKDVLPALGKRSVYEIKRPDLLEVIAKIEKRRALSVAEKVRTWFNQLFRYALVIVPGLEQNPASDLDVVALPLPPVNHNPFLRMAELPKLLQRLRSYRGRRQTQLGLRLLVLTGVRTGELRQAMPDQFDLDRGLWIIPPDVVKQLQLDMRKKRQQAKDIPPYIVPLSIQAMEIVRHLLDEFKPAQRYLFRHDSDLKKRISENTLNGALKRMGYQERLTGHGIRGTMSTALNEIGYPKVWVDAQLSHVDPNKVSATYNHAEYVEQRRRMMQDWADRLDLFEQNQVEAASMPLTVHLEGVPAFPSEQTASAPSTPVAASPILLVTKPGDAMPVVSAAAHRLPAVPPPRSAAPLVPSDIQRERMELFDVFEAPHNLPVAAFARMAGKSRRWISYEIKAGNLLALNVGNRGQRVPDWHLDPLKHELIQSVLKLTRGADPWQIYHALLQPRSMLRGCSALEGVTAGNLDKLVMAVSTAVKESEWTPLRVGVA, from the coding sequence ATGGCACTCTCAGACCTGGCCGTTCGGCAGGCCAAGGCAACTGGCAAGGCATACACCCTCCCTGACTTGGATGGCCTCTCCCTGGCCGTCACGGCTGCAGGGGGCAGGACTTGGCACTTCCGCTACTACTGGGCGGGCAAGCAGAAGCGGATGTCGCTCGGCACCTACCCGGAGGTGACGCTTCGCGAGGCCCGCAGCCTACGCGACGAAGCGCGCGCCCTGCTGGCCAAAGGCACCAATCCTCGCGTTCACCGCAAGCAGAAGCGCACTGCTGTCCGGCTCGCCGACGAAAACACCTTCGAGGCGGTGTATCGCAAGTGGCTCAAGCATCGCGGGCTCAGCCTCAAGGAAGGCCGGCAGACGACCCTCTCGATACTTCCGCGCATCTTCGACAAGGATGTGCTGCCTGCCTTGGGCAAGCGGTCGGTCTATGAGATCAAGCGTCCCGACCTCTTGGAGGTGATCGCCAAGATCGAGAAGCGCAGGGCGCTCTCCGTCGCCGAGAAAGTCAGGACGTGGTTCAACCAACTGTTCCGCTACGCGCTGGTGATCGTGCCGGGCCTGGAGCAGAACCCTGCCTCCGATCTCGATGTGGTGGCGCTGCCGCTGCCGCCCGTCAACCACAACCCGTTCCTGCGCATGGCCGAGCTGCCGAAGCTGTTGCAGCGGCTGCGCAGCTATCGCGGCAGGCGGCAGACCCAGCTCGGGCTGCGGCTATTGGTGCTGACCGGCGTGCGAACCGGCGAGCTGCGACAGGCGATGCCGGATCAATTCGATCTGGACCGTGGGCTGTGGATCATCCCGCCCGACGTCGTGAAGCAACTCCAGTTGGATATGCGCAAGAAGCGGCAGCAGGCGAAGGACATCCCGCCCTACATCGTGCCGCTGTCGATTCAGGCCATGGAGATCGTCCGGCACCTGCTCGATGAGTTCAAGCCGGCCCAGCGCTACCTGTTCCGGCACGACAGCGACTTGAAGAAGCGCATCAGCGAGAACACGCTCAATGGTGCCCTCAAGCGCATGGGCTATCAGGAACGCCTGACGGGGCACGGCATCCGCGGCACGATGTCCACTGCGCTCAACGAGATCGGCTACCCGAAGGTCTGGGTGGATGCACAGCTCTCGCATGTCGATCCCAACAAGGTCAGCGCGACCTACAACCATGCCGAGTACGTGGAGCAGCGTCGCCGCATGATGCAGGACTGGGCCGATCGGCTCGACCTCTTCGAGCAGAACCAGGTCGAGGCGGCCAGCATGCCGCTCACCGTGCATCTGGAAGGCGTGCCCGCATTCCCGAGTGAGCAAACCGCAAGCGCACCCTCCACGCCGGTTGCCGCTTCGCCAATCCTGCTGGTGACGAAGCCGGGTGACGCCATGCCGGTGGTTTCTGCCGCCGCACATCGGCTGCCGGCGGTTCCGCCCCCTCGATCGGCCGCGCCGCTGGTGCCTTCGGACATTCAGCGCGAGAGGATGGAACTGTTCGATGTCTTCGAGGCGCCGCACAACCTTCCCGTCGCTGCGTTTGCCAGGATGGCAGGCAAATCCCGCAGGTGGATCAGCTACGAGATCAAGGCGGGCAACTTGCTGGCGTTGAACGTAGGCAACCGCGGCCAGCGCGTGCCGGACTGGCACCTCGACCCACTCAAGCACGAGCTGATCCAGTCCGTCCTGAAGCTGACCAGGGGTGCGGACCCTTGGCAGATCTACCATGCACTACTGCAACCGCGCTCGATGCTGCGGGGGTGTTCGGCACTGGAGGGCGTGACGGCCGGCAATCTCGACAAGCTCGTCATGGCAGTGAGCACAGCCGTGAAGGAAAGCGAATGGACCCCGCTGCGAGTCGGAGTCGCCTAG
- the mobH gene encoding MobH family relaxase, whose protein sequence is MLSLFQRKRVPPTSGTPPTSAIETPKGLARPESAASLLATPRRQKLLEHIWQRTSLSRRQFATLYLAPLERYAELVQQFPASENHHHAYPGGMLDHGLEIVAYALKLRQSYLLPAGVTPEAQAAQAEAWTAGTAYAALLHDIGKIAVDLHVEHADGSVWHPWHGPLRKPYRFRYRKEREYRLHSAATGLLYARLLDRDIFDWLSGYPDLWAALLYVLAGQYEHAGTLGELVVQADQASVAQELGGDPSKALAAPKHALQRKLLDGLRYLLKEEFKLNQAGPADGWLTQDALWLVSKTVSDKLRAHLLSQGIDGIPASNTAVFNVLQDHGIVQPTPDGKAIWKATVTSDAGWSHAFTFLKLSPAMIWDAADRPAPFAGRVQVEEEQAEPTPQAPAVADGPRAEGIEAASASTTPIASAAMDTGVAALLDLLGDTTPPTAPEIPSSPVAEPEPAPSTVPPPQMGLAPSQDRAEPSGAHFMAWLRQSIQTRKLIINDAKALVHTVAGTTYLVSPGVFQRYAQEYLQVAALAKQEKLEGWQWVQKRFEKLGQHRKQPSGLNIWTCEVTGPRKSRRLHGYLLASPDALFQATPPDNPYLRLVNEAAKREDSALGGKDDDQA, encoded by the coding sequence ATGCTCTCGCTGTTCCAGCGCAAACGGGTGCCACCCACCTCCGGCACACCGCCAACATCAGCCATCGAAACTCCGAAAGGGTTGGCGCGGCCGGAGTCGGCCGCATCGCTGCTGGCCACGCCGCGTCGACAGAAACTGTTGGAACACATCTGGCAGCGCACATCGCTCTCGCGCCGGCAGTTCGCCACGCTCTACCTCGCCCCACTGGAGCGCTACGCCGAGCTGGTCCAGCAGTTCCCGGCCTCCGAGAACCACCACCACGCCTATCCGGGCGGCATGCTGGACCACGGCCTGGAGATCGTCGCCTATGCGCTGAAACTGCGGCAGTCATACCTGCTACCTGCAGGCGTCACGCCGGAGGCACAGGCGGCACAGGCCGAAGCCTGGACCGCAGGCACGGCCTACGCGGCCCTGCTGCACGACATCGGCAAGATTGCGGTCGATCTGCACGTCGAACATGCCGACGGCAGCGTCTGGCATCCCTGGCACGGCCCGCTGCGAAAGCCCTACCGCTTCCGTTACCGAAAGGAGCGCGAGTACCGCCTGCACAGCGCCGCCACCGGGCTGCTCTACGCGCGCCTTCTCGATCGGGACATCTTCGACTGGCTCAGCGGCTATCCCGACCTCTGGGCCGCGCTGCTGTACGTGCTGGCCGGCCAGTACGAGCACGCCGGCACGCTCGGCGAACTGGTCGTGCAGGCCGACCAGGCATCGGTCGCCCAGGAACTCGGCGGCGATCCCAGCAAGGCGCTGGCGGCGCCCAAGCATGCGCTGCAACGCAAATTGCTCGACGGCTTGCGCTACCTGCTCAAGGAAGAATTCAAGTTGAACCAGGCCGGCCCGGCGGACGGTTGGTTGACCCAGGACGCCCTGTGGCTGGTGAGCAAGACCGTTTCCGACAAGCTGCGCGCACATCTGCTGTCGCAGGGCATCGACGGCATCCCGGCCAGCAATACGGCGGTGTTCAACGTGCTGCAGGATCACGGCATCGTGCAACCGACGCCGGATGGCAAGGCGATCTGGAAGGCTACCGTCACCAGCGACGCCGGCTGGTCGCACGCATTCACCTTCCTGAAACTCTCGCCGGCGATGATCTGGGATGCCGCCGACCGGCCAGCGCCGTTCGCAGGCCGTGTGCAGGTCGAAGAGGAACAAGCGGAGCCGACGCCTCAGGCGCCGGCGGTGGCCGATGGGCCGCGCGCGGAAGGCATCGAAGCTGCATCCGCGAGCACGACGCCGATCGCATCCGCAGCCATGGACACCGGCGTGGCCGCGCTGCTCGACCTGCTGGGCGACACCACTCCACCCACGGCACCGGAGATCCCGAGTTCCCCTGTTGCCGAGCCCGAGCCGGCCCCTTCGACCGTGCCCCCGCCGCAGATGGGCCTCGCGCCTTCCCAGGATCGCGCGGAGCCCTCCGGGGCGCACTTCATGGCCTGGCTGCGTCAGAGCATCCAGACGCGCAAGCTCATCATCAACGACGCCAAGGCCCTGGTGCATACCGTCGCCGGTACGACCTACCTCGTCAGCCCCGGCGTGTTCCAGCGCTACGCGCAGGAGTACCTTCAAGTCGCCGCGCTGGCCAAGCAGGAGAAGCTGGAGGGGTGGCAGTGGGTACAGAAGCGCTTCGAGAAGCTGGGACAGCACCGCAAGCAGCCGAGCGGGCTGAACATCTGGACCTGCGAAGTCACGGGGCCGCGCAAGTCGCGCCGGCTGCACGGCTACCTGCTCGCCAGCCCGGATGCGCTGTTCCAGGCGACGCCGCCAGACAACCCATACCTGCGGCTCGTCAACGAGGCCGCAAAGCGCGAAGATTCAGCCCTTGGGGGCAAGGACGACGATCAGGCGTAG
- a CDS encoding nucleotidyl transferase AbiEii/AbiGii toxin family protein, with translation MDKTYADTVRLLLAVAPDVFANDIFAMKGGTAINLFVRDMPRLSVDIDVVYLPWQTPRDEALQAINQELAAIAARVAPLGVQTRLVRAKDLGDTKLIVENDANQVKIEVNVVFRGSVLPVERRPLSAKTSDLFGVEFELPVLAPDELYASKLVAALDRQHPRDLFDVWQLYESGDISDGMVECFVIYLAGHNRPPHEVLFGNDKDIAGEYERAFVGMTEVDCSLETLLDARARMRRELPQRLSTAHKQFLSGLARAEPDWSLVQCQHAAQLPALRWKLANLETFRKRRPDDFAAQSAALDTGLGQS, from the coding sequence ATGGATAAGACCTACGCGGACACCGTTCGCCTGCTGCTGGCCGTCGCGCCCGACGTGTTCGCCAACGACATCTTCGCCATGAAGGGCGGCACGGCCATCAACCTCTTCGTGCGGGACATGCCGCGCCTGTCGGTGGACATCGACGTGGTGTACCTCCCGTGGCAGACGCCACGCGACGAAGCGCTGCAAGCCATCAACCAGGAGCTGGCCGCCATCGCCGCGCGCGTTGCACCACTGGGCGTGCAGACACGCCTGGTTCGCGCCAAGGACCTGGGGGACACCAAGCTGATCGTCGAGAACGACGCCAACCAGGTGAAGATCGAGGTCAACGTCGTGTTCCGAGGCAGCGTGCTGCCCGTCGAGCGGCGGCCGCTGAGCGCCAAGACCAGCGATCTGTTCGGCGTCGAGTTCGAGCTGCCGGTTCTGGCACCGGACGAGCTGTACGCCAGCAAGCTGGTGGCCGCGCTGGATCGGCAGCACCCCCGCGACCTGTTCGACGTGTGGCAGCTCTACGAATCGGGCGACATCAGCGACGGCATGGTCGAGTGCTTCGTGATCTATCTGGCGGGCCACAACCGGCCGCCCCACGAAGTGCTGTTCGGCAACGACAAGGACATTGCCGGCGAGTACGAGCGGGCCTTTGTCGGCATGACCGAAGTGGACTGCTCCCTGGAGACACTGCTCGATGCTCGCGCCAGGATGCGGCGCGAGCTGCCACAGCGACTGAGCACCGCGCACAAGCAGTTTCTGAGCGGGCTGGCGCGCGCAGAACCGGACTGGTCGCTGGTGCAGTGCCAGCACGCCGCGCAACTGCCGGCACTGCGCTGGAAGCTCGCCAATCTCGAAACCTTCCGCAAGCGCCGTCCCGACGACTTCGCAGCGCAATCCGCCGCCCTCGACACCGGCTTGGGCCAGAGCTGA
- a CDS encoding type IV toxin-antitoxin system AbiEi family antitoxin domain-containing protein — protein MDGNSRHQVIKRLQAGLPRGAPFDLATLSQFGVSPQLAAHYADGGWLVRLAHGIYAFPNDEFGVYGALKFLQQRVPGLHVGGKSALALQGVRHNLGSRETLVLWGDGRFALPAWFTSRFPARYVHARLFDWPDTALAGKTLTTPPGLPEDLRVAASERAVLELLYEAGVKQSLEEARNLFDGLRSPRKDLLGQLLSCCSSVKAVRLFLTWARETSLVDVDALLEQYPVRTGSNTRWMSRLDDGTLLSLRPHG, from the coding sequence ATGGATGGAAATTCTCGGCACCAGGTAATCAAGCGACTCCAGGCGGGACTCCCCCGCGGGGCGCCGTTCGACCTTGCCACCCTGAGCCAGTTCGGGGTGTCGCCCCAGCTCGCCGCCCACTATGCCGACGGCGGGTGGCTCGTGCGCCTGGCCCATGGCATCTATGCCTTCCCGAACGATGAATTCGGGGTCTACGGTGCGCTGAAGTTCCTGCAACAGCGCGTGCCCGGCCTGCACGTCGGCGGCAAGAGCGCCCTGGCCCTGCAGGGCGTGCGGCACAACCTGGGCAGCCGGGAGACGCTGGTGTTGTGGGGCGACGGTCGCTTCGCGTTGCCGGCCTGGTTCACCTCGCGCTTTCCGGCCCGCTACGTCCACGCCCGCCTGTTCGACTGGCCGGACACGGCGCTGGCCGGCAAGACCCTGACCACGCCGCCAGGTCTGCCCGAGGATCTGCGGGTGGCTGCCTCCGAGCGTGCCGTTCTGGAACTGCTGTACGAAGCCGGCGTCAAGCAGAGCCTCGAAGAGGCCCGCAACCTCTTCGATGGACTGCGTTCCCCCCGCAAGGACTTGCTCGGGCAACTGCTGTCCTGCTGCTCCAGCGTGAAGGCCGTGCGCCTGTTCCTGACCTGGGCGCGCGAGACCAGCCTCGTGGATGTCGATGCCCTGCTGGAGCAGTACCCGGTTCGCACCGGCAGCAACACGCGCTGGATGAGCCGGCTCGATGACGGCACCTTGCTGAGCCTGAGACCTCATGGATAA